The region CTAAACCAAGATGAACAATCTTCAGTTGTCCAAGATTGCCATTGATAAAATTGTTTTTGGGCTAAATGTCTGGGTAGATCGTAGCCATGAAGGTAAACAAGACCTCTGAGTAGGAGTGCACTCTTGTACTTCATCATGTACCTACAAATTCGACTCCAAATTTCCCTTAAAAGGAACACATAAGAATTGGTAGCTTGATCCATAACTGGACTACTTAATTTAAACTTAATTTAAAAAGATAAGATTTTCAGCCTAAAAGTTCTATAAGGCCTGTATTATTGAGAACCAAGAACAGAATTTCGTCCTCAAGATTTTGTCCATTAAGCTAAAGCAGAGCCCATCTGATCATCACAATCTGCAGTTAAACCAATTGTACGCGTAAAGTTACAAATGATTTTATGCATGGGAAACGTTTCGGATAGAGACTATCAGAGCAGAGTACTTACGACTGAACCTTACTAGAATTTGAGGTGTGTTGCTCCCTAATTATGTGCATTTTTTTATTTCCATCACACTGTTACTCCAGAAAGCTAGCCAACATGCCGTTAGCTTGAAGCATTAATCTGCTTTGGTAAACAGTTTACTGCTACCATGAGGGCGTCAATGTACCACAATCCGGAGAAGTCTTGTGGGACCAATGTACCACAGAGATTGCGCATATGGGAAAGCGGGATAGGTAATAAGTAATAGGCCACACCACAGATTGTTTATACCTTCTCTGTAATGTATTGTGCATTGCTCGGATGTGTAACACTGTCATGCAAACTAGCAATGTACATGTAGCAGCAGTCTTGAGTGATGCACGCTAGGTAATACATATGAGCAATGTGCAGTAGATgagtttcaaaaataatttaaaatcgGGCATTACTTGCATAGTTGCAGAGGCGACAGCCACTGCTGTGTCGCGCATTGCTGGGTATTTTGGGCTTTTTTAAAAGAAAACGGTATTTTTGAGCCAACTTTCCAATAACAAGGGGAAACAAACAAGAACAACTTATAACATGGGCTTCATCGTTTGCCAAACAATTTACAACGCATAGACACACAAGCTTGCAGTCACGTATTCTATTAATCAAGTAACATCACAAAAAACAGGTGGTTCTATTAGTGATTTTCCGGCTCAAATCCAGGCAATGTCATTACCTTTTATTCTTTTCATTAGCAAAACATTACAAAAGAAGGTTAGATAGCAAAGAAATCAAAACCGTAACTGAATCAACATTTGATCTCCTTGGCTACTTTCTCTGCTATGACCCAGAATTCAGCGGGAATTAAAACAAGGCTTCATCAATCATCATATCCGAAAATGGAAATCACCATTCAAGTTTTAGTCCAAGGATTTGTAATCTGTAAGCAACAGCAAGTTAGCCTACTTGCGTACTTTTACTATGGACTAATTCAGGATTGTTATCTTTAAAACATTTCAAACACTAGAAATTTAAAAAATGAAATGAAATGAAGAAAAAAGAATGGAGTATAATAATCTCAACGTGATATCATTAATCAAGATACTATGATCTTTTTCTTCACTACTATGTCATCTGGAGCAGCCACAATAAAATTTCATTTAGGCTTTAAATTTCTACAGTCAAGTGcctaattaaatatatataatgcTAAATCCTTAAACTTGTGTCACTACAGTGAGGATACTAGGTTGCTGATGGCCGGAACTGTTACTGTCCGATGGCTGGGCCACAGAACTTTCATCAGCAACACGCGACGTTGAACGTTCAAGCAACGAATGACGACAATTTGGGCATGACGAATGTGACTCCAGCCAAGTGTCTATGCACTTGACATGAAAACCATGATTGCATTTTGGCAGAACACGAACTTTCTCTCCTTTTACAAATTCCGCTAGACAAATAGGACATTCGGTGGCTGATAACTTCACTTCTGATCCATAAATAGCTATCGGAATCTTTCTAAGAGTTCGCTTTTTTACTCCTGTAGTAGCTAACCGAGCCGCAGCTTGTTGTCGTGTCTCAGTGCCAAACCTATGAGTACAACGTAGTACGAAACGAATAATTGAGTTTAGTCCTAGTGCACATAATAGTGCACATAGTAAAGCAGCTAATATTATCACCATGTTGGTGTCGAATTTCGTCTGATCGAGGTTATGCTTTTGTACAACATAATTGTCACTGGCTGGTGGCATGCTTTGCTCAGCACCAACAAGAAGGCGGCGTAAATGAACCATTTTTTTAGATACTTGAAAGAATTTTCACAAACAGAAGAGAAAGCGTTTGATGTTTTTGGTTCCCCTTGTGTTTTGGGATGAAGCTAATATTGTGTTGCGAAGATTCCAACTAGAAAATGACTACCAAGAGCATCTTTGTTATGGGCTTTGGATAAGAAGAAGAAACGGTAACTTGTTCAAAGGATGAGGGAATTTTTCCGGGACTGCAATATTCGAGCTTTTAAGTCAAGAAATGGTCCTTTTCTTTGTGACACTACCAAACTTATCGATCCAAAACCTAACAAAAGTATATAAAAACAAGAAAACTGTGTGCTGCAAATTTGTTGAGAGACAGATAAAGACGTATATAGAGGTAAATTGAGTTGTATTATGGTTCTGCAGTTGTGCCCCTGCTACAAGATATTTATATAGATCCTATAATGCCATCAGATTCTTAAAGATCAATAAAAGGTGCAAGTAAGATTTATAAACTATGACAGCTCTGGCTTAACAACCATGATAAAACCCTTGATTATATTAACTAATAACAAAATCCAAGTACCTAATCCAAAATCAATGCTTTTCTAATACACACTTATCAAAAGTTATCTCCAGCTGTATATGGGTAAAAAATTAAGTTACACGTCATTTTCCCTTTTTATGTATATAGAAGGTTTTGCTTGAGTGATGGTGAAATTTGTAGCTATAATTAATTTAGTTGGTGAGGATTAGCTTCTGATATTTAAAGAGCAATGCAATTATGCAAATTTAGAAAAAAACCACTAAATTGATAGGTGCTGGTGCACAAAAATCTTTAGAGTTGATAACTTTTGGGGCCAAGTGGCAAGTACCAAACTTTATTTATACCTATAAAGGCAATTGCTATCAACCTTTTTGCTGGTATGGAATGAGGATTTTTAGCTCATGTCAATTCTCCAAGAATCAAAACAACATCAACCATATCTACCCCCCCTCATCAAATCCATTGTATTTCAATCAATCTATGAGATCTATCCATTGCTTTTCTACATGCATATGCATTGTACTTAGCTTGTACAACTGATTTCTTATGTAACAAGTTTTGAACCTGTTTGGATTTGTTTATCACAGTTTAATACTAAGTTTTTGTCTGTGGAAATAGTTTGAAACCAACAGGACCATAATTGTGATTTGTAGCAGAATAAAGATCAGACACAAGTAGCTGAGCTTATTCTTTGAGTGTGAGTTTTAGTTTAGCCTTGAACTGTTGTCCACTCCTCTTTTGTTTCCACAAATTGATGATTCCATTCATTTCTCCGGTAAAATAAATTAGTTGAAACAACAATAAATTTATAAATGTTTCTAGTTGAAAAGTTTTATCTTctttaagaaagaagaaatagAGGACTCCAAGTTGTACATAAAAATGACTTGTGTAACAACTTAGGCTGGAGATATCATTTACTCTATCTATATTCAGTTTGATTAGTCTGTTTTTCCTTATTAAATATTGAGTTATTTGCAAAATGCATTCCCGTGATTTGGCCAAAATGCATCTTTTTACCTATACTTTAGATAACTGCACTTTGCATCCCCTTACTATTTCGGCGCGACAAATTGCACCATTTTCgttaaatttgttaaaattttcaggggcattttaggaaattaaaatatttaattataattagatcattatttaagttttttgaccctctaaataATACTTTTCGAAAAAATTTAAAGAACGAAAATTATAGAGAACGAAAAAATCTTTTCAAAACAATAACattcaaaattatcaaaaaatttacgaagccaaaattaaataaaatatatacttattgaatttattaaaaacaattataaaaaaaattcaattttgAACCTTTTTATTTCGAGAAGATCTTTTTATTCTCTATAACTTctattctttaaattttttcgAAAAGTATCATTTAAACTCAACCCAAAATTCGGTGGGGCCAGCCAAGGTCCTTTAAACTCAGCCCAAAATTCGTATACTTATTTACATCGTGCTCATGGCATGCGGCAGGTAGGTACTCCCTCGGTCCAATACGCGACTTGACAATGAGATTAACGAAAAGTGTATTTACCTGAGAAAAGTTATAAAAGTGAGCGGAGTAACGAGATCAATAAATATTTAATGTATAAAGTGATTGTGACAGAAAAAAATAGTGAACGTGAGTGGATAAaagttaatttttatattataaaattttactatttttgaaatgTATACAATTGAGATGAACGTATTGAAAAGAAAAGTGTATACACTTAAACGGGACAGATGGAATAGTATCAAGAGAATCACCGAGAGTCTTCTCGTTCCCTCGTACGTATGATATAAATTACGTAGTGACTCTTAGCAAATTAGTGCATAACATTTTATGTCAAACTCCAAAAATACTTTTTTATCTGGACTCATATGCTATATAATATTCATTTTTTGAAATTTTACAATAATATCAATTTGAATGGAAATATATGTGAAGTATATatcttattaataaaaaataGGTTAAAAGTCATAGCTCCTAAAATAAAGCAGAGAGAATAGCCTCCTAAGAATTTAAGAGCTACTAGAAGTCTTGTTGGAATTCTATTTTTTATCCCAAtctttatatttatatttaagatcACGTTTAGCGAGACTTTTTGTTATTCCCTGACAATACAAAAAGAATTACaggaggggggttgaatgtaattctgactaatttttcaaatttaaagaaaattttatcttgataaatataacagtgtttgattagcaatggtgcggaataaaagaatgatagaaatcaaaacactaagtaataaaagcgcaagcttttaaaactttctggtggatttgaatagctcacagctgcttacaagtttgaacaattaaattacagagaaatgcttacagaatatagcttgatatgtttctctgagaatgtgcttacttagttaattgttctacttgctacacttagtttatatattaccaatttacatcaataagacaagataataaaataaaacatatctagtctaagttcatgctgcttcactactctattccagcatctttgaatatcttcacaattgcatggaaatggtaatgtttttttgttctcaaattcctgtttaacaggctgccacattccttttgcaaatacccaacgcatgtgactgtgttgtcagttgtcactgtcaacagctatttgaatttgatcatccgtcgggactatgctgtcatccgtcgggagctttgtttATCATCCGCCGGGAGTCTTTGTGAACCATCCGTTGGGAGCCTTttatgtcacttgactccatttcatttatacagaattacaagacatcttatatttacagttattcaccctattctgtatatccactagtagtcaacatgccTCATATACTCCTATAGAATCTTCACAATGTTGCTTGCAGAAGTGTGCTACAattcttatttgttacataagctactcacttgatggatgtcagtttgtcatccgtcgggactataaagttcatccgtcgggactatatttgatcatccgtcgagtgctacaaattcactaagttgaatctactaatgTGTTTTGTTAATTTATCAtaaagttcacaacatattcctaacaatcctccccaatttatgtctactagaattgtagccataaattaaaagaaacttgatgataacaaaacaccctaaaaatacagattaaaaaaaatagtagataaaaaaCTGATAAATGCtacaaaatttattgaaaattgaacaaagcaaagtgtacaaagagttctcacaagaattatcaaggtgttcctctagtctgagcagatatgTCTATTTCCTTAATTGTCTGAGTTTCTTCacaagcttcctgttgttttcttctatttgattctggaggtgtctgtggaattcaagttcatcagcttcaaaTAGTATCAgtatttcttgcatttccaatagagtctcattgctagagatactcaattggtcatccagtctgaagaatcttctaactcctgTATCATCCATGAATTacatcagccaataaggcctcaaatgcactctttTTCCAGTGAAAGGAATTAGAAGAGTTTTTGAAAGTGCATCTTTGACTTTATTACTCCTTatctcttcaatcttcttcagaaccaatctccttacagccacattgaacccaaaattctttttgaaagatgagtagatctttattagtacatattggctttcttctagaatcctgtgaagaggccatttGATTTCTTTCCctgccttgtacttaaacaccaatctttcaggaagatatatgtgagcatcaattcctcttacttctacCAGTttatccaagtagaggtttaaatatgaaaactccttgatgtcacagatgtataataGATATCCCTTGTTGACTGCAGATTTAGTTTTGGTTAGGGTCTTGATTCTGAGAGGTGCAGGCTTACTTTTCTTGGTagctcttatctttgtcttctttgactttttgaagataggtaagttgaACTCAGGAATTtgtagactttcccagtctaatggctcatcctttggaattataggctcaccatgaaaattcttagttggatccactttgaattcttcatgtaccactgagggtttggatgtctgagttgaagttgtagactttttaggaatgtagtcttccatttcctcatcattaaagtccaattttctctttgaatgaagcttgtatctgaatcttcttttctatTGTAGTTCATGTTGCATTTTATGATattgaggttcagcaatcacagatggttgtgcagaaatctcagttatAGTCTTCACaacttgaagtttggccaagatagcagtttgctccttcttttgtttgagcttcttagcatctaaggcaacttgcttcttttcttgcctggttatttccttctcttcctttttagcttctacaaactgagggtgtcctGCCACCACatagatttccttaccatttctgtaaatcttggcaatCCTTATTTTAAgtgttgaatcagctggatctttgaaaaatacaattgacctagccaacagcttcttctcatctggcctaggtgtctcatacacaatatccatagaaTTTTTGTCTGAGaattttgagtagtttcttttagtCTTCAGGAccagatttgcctttggagattttatgcaagaagtttggcctttttccagataactCAAACTCATCTCATCTacagaaatctgcttgacttgagagtgatgattaaagattttgtctggtttctgaattggtccaaatttttgttgaatttcttcatctattttcctccatttaTCATCTAATTCCTTCTCCCAAGTtgtaacatcaagcatcttgggatttgTCTTTGACTCAAGTTTATCAgttgctatttggatcagatcaatgatgtccaatactggtggctttggaaGAGTAATTTCCGAAACAATTACTTGGTTGATTTGAACATTTACCACATGTTCCCCCTCACTAGTTAGCTCTGCTTGACTGACTTGAATTGTTaattctttctccccctttttgttatcatcaagtagagtggaggtggaggtttgtgcagccatcAACTTTTGCAGCAactgagtttgttgtgcttgatgaagatgaatagctgttagagaggcttccattgcaGTCAGCCTTGTATCCAGGGAGGCCACTTTAGTGgaaagatcagaattcttccttagctgtcttttAATGTCGAGCATTGTTGcatctggaagtttagcatccaatctttcagagacatccttatttacttgatcaatctcagttttgatagaagtgacatcctgattatGTTGAAGGCCTTAGATTTGATGTAATTGCAGAGAGTTGAGATGTGTCTGTAAGAGCTTCCTGGTGCTAGCATTTGTAGTAGATTGAAGAGCATTATGTGTCTCTTGAATTTGATGGATGGGAGTGGTCTTGAAATATTGAATATCACAGTCCTCAGAAATTCCTAGGAAGGCAGTCCAGATCTAGAGCTGGGGCcttcttctccccctatgtccatgtgctctccactatcatcaccatcatctccaaagaaatctgcagaTTTACCAGTACCATAGTCAACACAATCACCAGCTCcaggtggcatggctgtgatgacatccttagctctttgcattgattgagtggtatgcaccaagttcagcatcttctctgcattttcattgccctgtccagccaaaagttgatatgctggaacaggatgagtaaatgcctcagcatccaaagagatagaatctatgtCAGCTTAATCATGCTGAGATAGTCTCTCTTTGTTTGtatcattggcattcattgactcactaacaatgatgtccaccattatttctcctatacctgcatttctatcatgatctctctgttcttgcatctAGGGCTCCCCTTGccttcccaccctcacaccctcaccttcaccatctaaggtgggactcctctcactcacttttgccagacctgaagaaatggtctgcattgtttcactcctttcctctccttttttcctgggagcaacccagcctctcactcaattcactccctgccctcagtcctaagagtgattgtactactactaggtcatctgcgcttgtgacaattgttgggatttgaagttgtgcagagagaaccgatggatgaggaacatccatcgggatagtagtttggctagccgacggatgactgctgttaggcacatccgtcgggatacaatcactacttaACGGATTaataatatccaccgggatagaagaaatgaatgagtttggagtggagactattgtagactctgtgcagattgatgaaaatttgggcacagatgtctcaatacaatcagaaagaattggcaagtgagccaacaaatcatctataagatgatgctcacttgcttagATTTTTTtcttctccaagagagttaaagatggagaatttggaagtgatgtatgaatcatgtctacatccagtgagtgtgtgggtgaatttgatgtttcaggtgcttcaatgattaatgattttggctgtgactccacatttattggagccacatcaagctgactttgagatggtgcagtgcCTGAGTCTTTaactccagtttgcactgtgtatgttccctgtgcatccccaagggttttagatcttttctttctggcataagtttgtggtaaacttgtgtccctaaccctcttggcatgtgctcttggttgggagtttgtttcaatagtaacatccttttgggaggatgaaactagaattgagctaaTTTCCTGATTAACAActatagtttgttgggaaactgtggtgtggctaggcttgggtatactaatctcaccagccttatccttagggtttctttgattttcaccctgtccctcacctatctcactctccttcacactcccctctttgtgtttggtaatttttacaactggtttcttttgaaataaaccagagggggcttttttagatttggatttagaaattgttgttttggtagcttgggtaggcatctgttgggtcattgacacagatgccatagctacacttgaaggcaaagaaatttgtgaggttggaagagtggagacaatggtgcttacctcacttacctgagggccctccatgattggaaagtagaagatGGGCACCTCTTTATGGTGATTTGATCTATTTAGATCTATaataattctcctttcttgaacccaacaattaagtttgttggttgggttctcaacagcaatgttctcaatgagatggttagcaagcatcataaagaatctagcatagtagacactcttacctctcttattaagttctcctaacttataacctaactcaaacatgatcaaatcactaaagttgaagtacttatcactaactagcatataaagcatttTAAGCATGGAAATCTTAACAGAATTaaaattactcactttaccagaaaatatcttagttaccacatcacacagatatcttagttaccacatcacacggatatcttaagggatcatgctaaatataaatgcaaatgcaactatatgaaatcacataaaaacaaacaaatatgtcctaaatgaacaatcatgtaaaaatatgaatgaactacaactaaacatgtaatattaatctatatgaatctatatggacacacatactactaatccttacattatcacccccaaacttaaaattttcaatgtccttattgaaggtaataataaggatttccGGCATACCTAATTAGAGGGagagtcaccctcgtcgggtggagtatcaggtggccaatcaacctcgccaccagtgtctcgaacaacGGTACCGAAAgtgtgtgtcaaatcttcagcaaaatatcgatggatgacatgcatggcctccatacgcctagtcaatcttctatactgtgcatcaccaacaccagtcctatcaactacctgctgtacatgagaagaaccctctgtaggcactgtAGGAttcgttcggctaccctctacatcatcaaaaatatatcccaagcctttatcatggggtgcacctaagaatgcataactcaagtgatctggcattcggttgagctcaagtgtgggagcttcttgaataaatggttcaaaacgctcctgagaaattttcagctttGCTAACacaagagaatcgaatggcatatccaacttcctcatcCACGGAGGTTCATTCAAATCCTACAATTGCTCTGCTCCTTTTTaatcttcaataactgattcccctattaaggatctctctaaggcatctgactttggcaattgctcagaCTCTAAATTAACTACAGACTCGACCCattctactttaaagcactcttctttagctgtgggtaactttatttccttgaacacattaaaagtgaccttttgatcgtaaaccttcatcgaaagctctcctttttgcacatcgatcatagttcggcctgtagccaaaaatggtcttcccaagataatgggaatcttcttatcttcctcgaaatcaagaattacaaagtcagtagggaagatgagtttatccaccttgaccaagacatcctccactatacctcatggataagcgatggaatggtcagctagttgcaatgacatgtatgttggtttcggatcaggaaGACCAAgattcttgaagatagataagggcatcagattgatgctagctcctaaatcacataaacacttgtcgaacgacaactttccgatggtgcaaggaatagtgaagcttccaggatctttaagcttcggaggcaacttctgttacagcatagcactgcattcctccatgagagcaacggtctctaagtcatcgagcttcactttccaagacagaatacctttcataaacctcgcatagctaggcatctgttcaagagcttcggcgaaaggtatgttgatatgaagtttcttgaacaactccaaaaacttctcaaactgcttatccagttttttcttctgcagcctcttaggaaaaggaggtggaggatagatctgtttctcccctgtattaccctcaggaggagagtgttccacagtagtcttccttggttccacctctgcttccttctgcacttcttcttcagccacaactgcattttctgaatcttgagattttttaggctcttcgtcttgctgaatttgggggtttgcgacatttccagaccttaaggtgatggcgttcacctgttcttcaacttccctcttgtctggatttgtttctgtgttactaggaagcgttcctggtggtcgattcaatatggcattagcaatttgccctatttggttctccagaatcttgatagaaacagcctggctttggcatatcagagcctggtttttgcacataagtcgcaactcctccaattcagatttttcattcgaagatagacatgcACCAAAAGTTTGTTATTTTGGTATAATTTGTTGCTAAAAatcaggagggttgaatagcttatttccatACTGCTAGACCGGCTGTTGTATCGCATTCcgattgttgctccagctgaagttaggatgattccagttgtcaggatgataagtgtctggaactggttgctggGATCTCttaaagttgctcacaaactgagctgagtcactagatatagcgcattgctccgtcacatgcggacctgcacacagctcacaaacactaattatctgcttaacaccatagttagccagagaatcgatcttcatagacaacgactttagttgagcagtgatagccgtagctgtatccacttcaagaactcctactaccttgccctgtggacatctctgggttggatactgatattcattagcagccatcagttcaattagatcataagcttcctcatagctctttgcccgTAATgttccgcctgatgctgcatcgagcataggtctggactgtgctcccaacccattgtaaaaacaattgatgatcatccaatcaggcattccatgataaggacacttcctaagcatctccttgtagcgctcccaagcttcacatatcgattctcccgtttgctgcgcaaattgagtaatagcattcctgagtgcagctgtcttcgccatagggaaaa is a window of Apium graveolens cultivar Ventura chromosome 11, ASM990537v1, whole genome shotgun sequence DNA encoding:
- the LOC141698143 gene encoding RING-H2 finger protein ATL73-like; this translates as MVHLRRLLVGAEQSMPPASDNYVVQKHNLDQTKFDTNMVIILAALLCALLCALGLNSIIRFVLRCTHRFGTETRQQAAARLATTGVKKRTLRKIPIAIYGSEVKLSATECPICLAEFVKGEKVRVLPKCNHGFHVKCIDTWLESHSSCPNCRHSLLERSTSRVADESSVAQPSDSNSSGHQQPSILTVVTQV